In the genome of Nitratireductor sp. GISD-1A_MAKvit, the window CCTTCCAGCGCGCCGGCTTCGCCTTTCGCGATCTTTTCGTCACTCGCCTTCGCCATGGCGCGCGCCTTGTCATGCGTGACGGCGACATAGGCATTGAGCTTTTCATTGGCGGTATCGATGGCCGAAAGATAGGCCTCGGTCAGCTCGGTGGCGGTGAAGGCCTTCGCGACCAGCTTGTCGCGCGCTTCGGCAATGGTGAGTTTGGTGAGCTCTGTCATGGAAGATCCGTGAAAATCCGGCGGCCCGTCAGGGCAAATGGGTTGGGAAGCGGGGCGCTCTTATTCGACCACTTTGGGAACGACGAAGAAATTGTCTTCCGAGGCCGGCGCATTGGCAACGATATCATCTGCCTTGTCGCCGTCGGTCACGCCGTCCTGGCGCTTCTTCATCGCCATCGGGATGACGGAGGTCATGGGCTCGACGCCCTCGACATTCACTTCATTCAGTTGCTCGACGAAACCGAGAATGGCATTGAGTTCGCCCGTCATGCGCTCGGCATCGGCCTCGTCAACGGCAATGCGGGAGAGGCGCGCAACACGCTTCACGGTATCGATGTCCACGGACATGGTTTTCTCCAGGCGCTTATTGGCTGCGCCCCGGCTATAATCGGCGCGCGGGCGGCGTGCAACCGCCAACGCGCTCCGACGCACCGGATTTGCTAAAGGGATATGCTCTCGCCAACCTTGAGCGCCGGCACATTGACGCCCGATCCCTCCATCCCGTCGATGAATTTCTCAGCCGTCTGGTCGATGATCGGCAAAGAGCCGAAATGGCACGGCAGCACCGTCTCGAACCTGAAATAGCGACGGCAGGCAAGGGCTGCCACCGCCCCACCCATTGTGAAACGATCGCCAACGGGAACAATTCCGATCTCTGGCTGATGCAACTCGTGAATCAGGGCCATGTCGCCGAAAATATCGGTATCGCCCATGTGGTAGAGCGTCTTGTCTTTTGGAAAGTGGAGCACCAGACCGGCGGGATTGCCCAGATAGGTGTTTGCCCCGCCCTCGCCGGCAGATGATGAAGAATGCAGCGCGTTGACAAAGGTGGTGGTGAAGCCGCCGCAATCGACCGTACCGCCGTGATTGCCGGGATTGATACGGTCCTGTTCGACGCCCTTGCCCACAAGGAACATGCAGATTTCGAAATTGGCCACCAGCATGGCGCCGGTCTTTTTCAGGATATCGACCGCATCGCCGATGTGATCGTCATGGCCATGGGTCAGCAGCACATGGGTCACGCCTTCGGCCGCTTCCTCCCATCCGCCGCTCCAGGAGGGATTTCCGCTCAGGAACGGATCGATCAGGATATGGGCGTCGCCCGCATCCACACGAAATGCCGAATGGCCATACCAGGTCAGGTCCATGGGGTTGTCCTCCTTGCTTGCTGTCGCGTCGCGCTCTCAATGGCGGTTCGTGCACATTGGCAGCTTTCCGTGGAACCGCTGCAGCGCTAATAAGATCCCACAGTCGTAATCGGAGACCTCAGTTTTGTCAGTGGTTGATCTCAGGAAACTCCCTGCTTTTCTCAATGCAGGCCAGACACTGGCCGGTCTTGATCTCGGCACAAAGACCATCGGACTTTCGGTGTCCGACCGGGGCCTCTCATTCGCAACCCCGCGGCAGGTGATCACGCGCAAGAAGTTTACGCAGGATGCAGAGGCGCTTCTCGCCGCTTTCGCGCGCGACAATGTGGGCGGGATTGTCATCGGCCTGCCGGTGAACATGGATGGCAGCGAAGGCCCGCGTGCCCAGTCGACTCGGGCGTTTGTCCGCAATCTGGAGCGGCTGACGGACCTGCCCTTCGCCTTCTGGGACGAGCGCATGTCGACGGTTGCTGCCGAGCGCGCGCTGCTGGAAATGGATGTGTCGCGGAAAAAACGGGCCGAAAGGATCGATTCGGCCGCGGCCGCTTTCATTCTTCAGGGAGCGCTCGACAGGTTGCGCGCCGCAGGCGAAGGCGAAGCCGGGGCGGCACGATAGGCTGCCCGCTTTTCCTGAAACCAGGCCCAGAGGGCCCGCCGGCGGCGAAAGGCAAGGATGCCGAACAGAATGAAGGTATCCAGCACGCAGGCCCTCGCGGCCATGCCTGGAATGATCGCCGGATCGATTCCCAGAATATTGCCGTAGAGGCCGAAGAACATGTCGTTCATGTCCCGACTGAGGAAATGGAATCCCAAACTGAGGTCATGGTAGGACAGGCCGTACCATCCCCAGAAAAGCCCCAATGGCAACGCCCATAAGAGTAACAGATAGCGCATCATAAGCTCCTGTCGTCATTGGCATGTGGCGGGACCCCGAAACGCCGGGTCTCGGCAAGGCGGGCGACGAAACTTCTGTGCGCGGCATCGGTTATGCGGATTGCGGCAGCCGGACCGATCACGGCGGCCGGCGCCTCGATTTCCCTCAGGTCGCTCTGCGCCCCCTCGCCGGGACGCAGGACCAGGTGCGTTGCGAGCACCGCCAGAAACGTCATCGTGGTCATGGCGGAGGGTGTCTGCGCCCAACCGGAAGCCAGGCCCGCATGAAGCGCTTCGGCAAGCAGCACCTTGATGGCGCCCGCACATGCCAATTGAGCGACCGCAGCCGTCTCACGCCGGTCATCGGGATCGAGCAGCGATACGAAAAGCGTCCAGACAAACAGGATCGCCACCAGCGTGTTGCCGAGCACAAGCCCGAGCTGGGTCAGCAGCCGAATGAGTTGTTCACCCGCAGCTCCGCCCGCCGGCCCCGGCACGAAAACACCATCTGCCTGTGCCGCCATCCATGCCGAGGCGGCGAAGGTGACGGTCCAGTAAACGGATAGAAGAATGGAATAACTGCGATTCATGGCTCTCTTTCTGTGCCGAGCCACAGTGAACGTCTCCATCTTCGGTCGCAACGCTTACCAATTGTTAAGGTTAACTCTCGTCGGCCCCGCTCCGCCAGCCAGGCTTTACAGCCGGGGCCTCCCGAACTAGCAAGAAGCACCCTTCATGCCCGGACGACCCCATGCTTCCCATATTCGAGAGCATTTTACCGATCTTCCTGATCATCATGGCCGGAAATGCGCTCCGGCGGTTGCCACTGATACGCGATGAGACATGGCCCGGGCTTGAGCAACTCTGTTACTGGTTCCTCTACCCGGCGCTGCTGTTCATCACGATTGCAAATGCGGATTTTTCCAGACTGAAGCTCGACGCAATGCTGGGCGCATTGATGTGCTCGGTGCTTCTCATGATCTTTCTGGTGCTTGCGCTTTGGCCGTTGTTGAAGCGATCGGGTGTCGTGCGTCGGTCCCGGTATTCCTCTGTGTTCCAGACGGCCGTACGCTGGAACGGCTTCATGGCGCTTGCGGTGGCACAGAAACTTTTCCCGCCCGAGGGTGCGGCCGTCGTGGCGCTGGTGATGGCGACCATCATCATTCCCATCAACATCGCCTCGGTCTTCGTCGTGACCCGCTTCGCCGACAGGAGCGCTTCATGGCCCCGCGTCATCGTGGATGTTGCGCGCAATCCGATGATTCTCGCGGCCGCCGGTGCCGTGGTGCTGCGCCTCCTGCCGTTTGATCTCTATCCCCCGCTTAACCAGACGCTCGATCTGGTTGGCCGCGCGGCCCTGGGAATGGGCCTTCTGACCATCGGCGCCGGCCTGCGGCCCGGAGACTTCCTCTCCGCGCGGGCGGCGGTTCTGATTTCAGCCTTTCTCAAGCTGATTTTCTTTCCCGCCTTCATGGTGATGATAGCGATTGCCTTTGGCGTTTCCGGACCTGCGCTCAGCTATCTGGCCCTGTGTGGGGCTGTTCCCACGGCCATGAACGGGTTTCTGCTTGCAAGACAGCTTGGTGGCGATGCGCCGCTTTATGCCACGATCACCACGATACAGACCGCTCTGGCATTCTTTACGATACCTCTGGTCCTGACAGTGGTCGCTCAGCTGTCTTCCGGATAGAGAACATCGAGCACCGCTGCAGCATCGTGGCGGGCATCGAGCATGCCGTAGGTGCTGCGCCATTGCCCGGCTAGGCGCGTTTCGATGAAGGCATCCGCTACCCGCCCGGCCCCCATGCGCCGCAATTCTGCCGCCGCAGCCGCAAGCGCAAGCTGTTCGGTGAGGATGCGCGCCGTGCCCTCATCCGTCTGGCAAACCCGCGCCGCGGCCGCCAGAACCTCCAGCGTTGCGCCACCCTTTTCGCCAAGATCGTTTCCGATCATTGCGAGAACATCGTCGAACAGGCCCGCATTGCGATCGAGCACGCGCAGCACATCGAGCGCCATGACATTGCCGGCCCCTTCCCAGATCGCATTGACGGGCGCCTCCCGGTAGTGGCGGGCAAGTGGTGCCTCCTCCACATATCCATTGCCCCCCATGCATTCCATGGCTTCATAGGTGACCGCAGGCGCCATCTTGCAGACCCAGTATTTGACAACCGGGGTCATGACACGGGCGAATGCCGCTTCACCGCGATTTTCGGCAGCTTCGTCGAATGATCGGGCAAGCCGCATGGAAAGCGCCGTGGCCGCCGCCACATCCAGTGCCATGTCGGCCAGAACACGCGTCATGAGCGGCTGCGCGGAAAGCCGCGCGCCAAACACCTCGCGGTGCCGGGTGTGATGCACCGCCTCGGCCAGCGCAGCGCGCATGATGCCGGCCGATCCCAGCGCGCAGTCGAGCCGCGTCAGCGTCACCATGTCCATGATGGTGCGAATGCCGGAGCCCGGCTCCCCCACGAGTTCTCCCATCGTACCGTGAAACTCGACCTCTGCCGAGGCATTGGACCGGTTCCCCAGCTTGTCCTTGAGGCGCTGGAAATGGAGGCCATTGCCCGCACCGTCTTCGAGAACACGCGGAACGAGGAAGCATGAAAGCCCCTTGTCCGTCTGGGCGAGGACCAGAAATCCATCTGACATGGGAGCCGAGAGAAACCATTTGTGTCCGGTCAACCGGAAGATCTTGCCTTCGACCCGCTCCGCACGTGTCGTGTTGGTCCGCAGATCCGTTCCACCCTGTTTTTCGGTCATCCCCATGCCGATCGTGATGCCGCTCTTCTGCGCCACGGGCTTGTCGGAATGGTCGTATTTGCGAACGGCGACACGCGGGGCCCACCGGCGGAAAAGGGTTGTGTCGGCCATGAGAGCCGCCAGCGAAGCATTGGTCATGGTGAGCGGGCAAAGATGCCCGCATTCGAGCTGGGCTGTCAGGTAAAAACGCGCCGCCCTGGCCTGATGGCGCACACCCGCTTCGGCCTCGGTCTTTTCCCAGATGGATGAATGCAGGCCATTGGCAGCCGAACGGCGCATCAATGCGTGATAGGCAGGGTGGTATTCGACAAGGTCGAGCCGTTTGCCGTATCGATCATGCGTTCTCAGTTGCGGCGTCTCTGAATTGGCAAGCCGCGCGAGATCGATCGCCTCGTGATTGCGCACGAAGCGGCCAAGGGTGTCGAGTTCCTTTCGCACCGGTTCGGAAAACCGCTCCGCCGACTGCATCAGCAGCGGATCGCTGCGCCAGGCATTGGTTCCGGCAATCGGTGGCGGCTGGTTGGTTACATCGTGCGTCACGGCATTACTCTATCACAACTTCGAGGGCGCGCCGGGAATCAGCGCACTCCTACCGATTCATATTGGCAAACACACCTTGCCAATCCATGAAAGCGCAGGGGCACAGGAAACCACAAATCTGTTATTTGTGCCGGGTAAATGGGACCCGATCGATCATGCGTGCTTGCAGCGACCCCGGCACCGGCCTATAGCAGGCCCTTGAGATGACAAACGCCTCTTTCCCCCTTTATCCGCATCGCCACCTGCTTGGCATCAAGGGTCTTTCGCCCCTTGATATCGATATGCTGCTCGACAGGGCAGACGCAGCCGTTGCGATATCCAGGCAACAGGAAAAGAAATCAGCGGTTCTGCGTGGAAGAACCCAGATCAATCTCTTCTACGAAGCCTCGACACGCACCCAGTCCTCGTTCGAACTGGCAGGCAAGCGCCTTGGCGCCGATGTGATGAACATGGCGGTGGCAAGCTCCTCCACCAAGAAAGGAGAGACGCTGCTCGATACGGCGATCACGCTGAACGCCATGCGCCCCGACATTCTCGTGATACGCCATGCCTCGGCCGGCGCGGCAGCACTGCTTGCCCAGAAGGTTTCCTGCTCGGTGGTCAATGCAGGCGACGGCGCGCACGAGCACCCCACCCAGGCACTTCTCGATGCACTGACCATCCGCCGGGCCAAGGGCCGGATCGGCGGTTTGACGGTGGCCATCTGCGGTGACGTGCTGCATTCACGGGTTGCCCGCTCGAACATCGTTCTTTTGAACGCCATGGGCGCACGGGTCCGTGTGGTTGCCCCCTCCACTCTCCTGCCCACGGGCATAGAACAGATGGGTGTCGAACCGTTTACGCGGATGGAGGACGGGCTGGAAGGAGCGGACATCGTCATGATGCTTCGCCTGCAGCGCGAGCGCATGGCCGGTTCCCTGATACCCTCGGTGCGGGAATATTTCCGGCATTTCGGCCTCGATGCCGAAAAGCTGAAGGCGGCCAAAGAAGACGCGCTGGTCATGCATCCGGGGCCCATGAACCGGGGCGTGGAGATCGCCTCGGAGATTGCCGACGGCTCACGAAGCCTCATTCAGGAACAGGTTGAGATGGGCGTTGCCGTGCGCATGGCCGTGATGGAAGCGCTGTTGGATCCCCGCCGAAGCTCCGAGGGAGACGCGACATGAGCACGACCGTGTTTCAGAACGCGCGCGTCGTCGACCCTTCGCGGGGCATCGATGAAAATGGCACCGTCATCGTGGCGAACGGCGTGATTTCGGCTGCCGGGGCAGATGCGCTCAACCAGGGCGTTCCCGAAGAGGCGAGCATCGTGGACTGCCAGGGGCACGCCATTCTGCCGGGGCTTGTGGATTCGCGTGTCTTCATCGGTGAGCCCGGCGGAGAACACCGCGAAACAATTGCATCCGCCAGCCGGGCCGCGGCAGCGGGTGGGGTTACCTCCATCATCATGATGCCCGACACCACGCCCGTTATCGATGACGTGGCGCTGGTGGAGTTCGTCAAGCGAACAGCGCGCGAGACAGCAACGGTGAACATCTTTCCTGCCGCTTCCGTTACCAGGGGCTTTGCAGGCAGGGAACTCTCCGAGTTCGGCCTGCTTCAGGAGGCGGGCGCGGTAATGCTGACCGAGGGGCGTTCCACGATCGCAAGCTCCCTGGTGATGCGCCGTGCGCTCACCTATGCACGCGATCTGGGCATTCCGATCGCCCATGAAACGCAGGATCCGCATCTTGCAGCCTCAGGCGTGATGAATGAGGGGCTTTTTGCAAGCTGGCTCGGTCTGCCGGGCATCCCGCGGGAAGCGGAGACGATTCCGCTCGTGCGCGACCTCATGCTCGCGGGGCTGACCCGGGGACGCTATCACGCCGCAAAAATTTCCACGGCCATGTCGGCGACAGCCGTTGCGCGCGCCAAGACGGAAGGTGCAGATGTAAGCGCCGGCGTCTCCATCAATCACCTCACGCTCAACGAAAACGACATTGGCGATTATCGCACGTTTTTCCGGCTTTCTCCGCCGCTGCGCACGGAAGAAGACCGGCTTGCCATGGTTGAAGCACTCAAGACCGGAGCGATCGACATCATCGTTTCGTCGCACGACCCGCAGGATGTGGACACAAAACGCCTGCCCTTTGCCGAAGCGGAAGCCGGTGCAATCGGGCTCGAAACGCTTCTGGCGGCGGCGCTGCGCCTCTATCACAATGGCGATCTGCCGCTTTTGCGGCTCGTGGAGTGTCTGTCCACCGCGCCAGCGAAACTGTTCAACCTGCCCGCAGGCTCGTTGAAGCCCGGTTCTCCGGCAGACCTCGTTCTGGTCGATCTTGACGCTCCATGGATCGTACGTGAAGCCGATATCCGTTCGCTGTCGAAAAACACGTGCTTTGAAGGCGCGCGCATGCAGGGTGTGGTCTTGCAAACAATGGTTGCAGGCCGCACAGTGTTCGCCGCCTGAATGAACACATAAACAAAGGGGGGAAGCCAGATGCCGGATGCAGCCAGTTGGCAGTTAGCGCTGCCCTATCTCGTGGCCGCCCTGCTTTTCGGCTATCTGCTCGGTTCGATCCCGTTTGGCCTGATCATCACACGCCTTGCAGGGCTTGGTGATGTCCGAAAGATCGGGTCGGGCAATATCGGCGCGACCAATGTTTTACGCACCGGCAACAAGAAACTTGCGGCGCTCACCCTTCTGGGCGATGCCTTGAAAGGCACCGTCGCCGTTCTCATCGCCGGGCTTTACGGGCGCGATATGGCAACTGCCGCCGGGCTTGGCGCATTCCTTGGCCATCTTTATCCGGTCTGGCTCCGCTTTCGCGGCGGGAAAGGGGTTGCCACCTATCTCGGCGTTCTTGTCGCGATTGCCTGGCCGGGAGCGCTGATTTTCGCCGCGGTCTGGCTCGCGGTCGCATTCATCACGCGGTATTCTTCCTTGTCTGCGCTCGTGGCTGCCATCGCGGTTCCCACCGGGCTTTTTCTTCTCGATCATTCGCAGGCCGCCTGGCTTTTCGTTCTGATGAGCCTGATCGTGTTCATCAAACACCGGGCAAACATCAGCCGGCTGATGTCTGGTACCGAAACCCGGATCGGGGGCAAGGGGTGAACGCCCCGCAGCAAGGTGCCCAGCTTAGTGACCGGCAGCGCCTTGCCTGGCTTCAGCTTCTGCGCAGCGACAATGTCGGGCCGGCGACCTTTCGCCAGCTCGTCAATCATTTCGGCTCGGCGGAAGCCGCGCTCGAAATGCTGCCAGAGCTTGCCGCGCGCGGCGGCGCCAAGGGGCGCATTGTCATCGCCTCACGCGACGATGCGGAGCACGAAATGGAGTTTGCCCGGCGCTTCGGAGCCCGTTTTGTTGCCGTTGGGGAAGCCGACTACCCTCCCCTCATGCGCCGCATGGATCAGCCACCACCCCTGCTTGCGGTCACGGGCAATCCAACCGTGGCCCATCGCCCCACCATTGCCCTGGTTGGTGCGCGCAACGCCTCCATCACCGGCACCAAAATTGCACGAAAGCTGGCGTCAGCCCTCGGGGCAGCGGGCTTTGCCGTCGCGTCGGGACTGGCAAGGGGCATCGACGCTGCGGCCCATCACGGCAGTCTTGAAACCGGCACGATCGCGGCACTGGCAGGCGGGCTCGACAAGCCCTATCCGCCTGAAAACAAGGCATTGTTCGACGCGATATGCGATCGCGGGCTCGTGATGAGCGAAATGCCCTTCGGCTGGATTCCGCGGGCACGGGATTTCCCGCGCCGCAACAGGCTTGTCGCTGGTGCGGCCATGGGGCTCGTCGTGATAGAAGCGGCAAAACGATCCGGCTCCCTGATCAGCGCGAGGCTTGCAGCCGAGATGGGCCGGCTCGTTTTCGCCGTTCCCGGCTCCCCCTTCGACCCGCGGGCCGGTGGAACCAATGGTCTTTTGAAGGACGGCGCGATCCTCGTCACCGATGCCGATGACATCGCCTCTCAGATCGCTCCTTTGCTTGACAGGCCACCACCCGCGCCGGAGCATCTGGAGGAACCGCCTCTATCAGCGTCCGCGCCGCCACCAAGCGACAGTGACCGAACACTCATCGTCAATGCGCTGGGGCCGACACCCGTGCTTATCGACGAGATCATCCGGCACACCGGGCTTCATGCAGCCCAGGTGCTGACCGTTCTGCTTGAGCTCGATCTTGCCGGCCGCCTTGAAAGACATCCCGGCAATGCCGTGTCTCTTGTCTCGGCACAGGATCAGGAACCGGGTTCGCTGTTCTCCTGAACATGACAGGCTGTGCCCTGCCCCGTCAGGCGAGCGCACCGATTCACGTCGATCGTATTTGCAACGGCAATTCTGCCGTCTGCGACTGCTCCGGCTATTGCAGCCTTGAAATCGTTCGGTCTGTTTTTCCCTGCAGAGAGAAGACGGTGTCCAC includes:
- the gatC gene encoding Asp-tRNA(Asn)/Glu-tRNA(Gln) amidotransferase subunit GatC, producing MSVDIDTVKRVARLSRIAVDEADAERMTGELNAILGFVEQLNEVNVEGVEPMTSVIPMAMKKRQDGVTDGDKADDIVANAPASEDNFFVVPKVVE
- a CDS encoding metal-dependent hydrolase, which codes for MDLTWYGHSAFRVDAGDAHILIDPFLSGNPSWSGGWEEAAEGVTHVLLTHGHDDHIGDAVDILKKTGAMLVANFEICMFLVGKGVEQDRINPGNHGGTVDCGGFTTTFVNALHSSSSAGEGGANTYLGNPAGLVLHFPKDKTLYHMGDTDIFGDMALIHELHQPEIGIVPVGDRFTMGGAVAALACRRYFRFETVLPCHFGSLPIIDQTAEKFIDGMEGSGVNVPALKVGESISL
- the ruvX gene encoding Holliday junction resolvase RuvX — protein: MSVVDLRKLPAFLNAGQTLAGLDLGTKTIGLSVSDRGLSFATPRQVITRKKFTQDAEALLAAFARDNVGGIVIGLPVNMDGSEGPRAQSTRAFVRNLERLTDLPFAFWDERMSTVAAERALLEMDVSRKKRAERIDSAAAAFILQGALDRLRAAGEGEAGAAR
- a CDS encoding DUF6105 family protein, yielding MMRYLLLLWALPLGLFWGWYGLSYHDLSLGFHFLSRDMNDMFFGLYGNILGIDPAIIPGMAARACVLDTFILFGILAFRRRRALWAWFQEKRAAYRAAPASPSPAARNLSSAP
- a CDS encoding AEC family transporter, with protein sequence MLPIFESILPIFLIIMAGNALRRLPLIRDETWPGLEQLCYWFLYPALLFITIANADFSRLKLDAMLGALMCSVLLMIFLVLALWPLLKRSGVVRRSRYSSVFQTAVRWNGFMALAVAQKLFPPEGAAVVALVMATIIIPINIASVFVVTRFADRSASWPRVIVDVARNPMILAAAGAVVLRLLPFDLYPPLNQTLDLVGRAALGMGLLTIGAGLRPGDFLSARAAVLISAFLKLIFFPAFMVMIAIAFGVSGPALSYLALCGAVPTAMNGFLLARQLGGDAPLYATITTIQTALAFFTIPLVLTVVAQLSSG
- a CDS encoding acyl-CoA dehydrogenase family protein, which encodes MTHDVTNQPPPIAGTNAWRSDPLLMQSAERFSEPVRKELDTLGRFVRNHEAIDLARLANSETPQLRTHDRYGKRLDLVEYHPAYHALMRRSAANGLHSSIWEKTEAEAGVRHQARAARFYLTAQLECGHLCPLTMTNASLAALMADTTLFRRWAPRVAVRKYDHSDKPVAQKSGITIGMGMTEKQGGTDLRTNTTRAERVEGKIFRLTGHKWFLSAPMSDGFLVLAQTDKGLSCFLVPRVLEDGAGNGLHFQRLKDKLGNRSNASAEVEFHGTMGELVGEPGSGIRTIMDMVTLTRLDCALGSAGIMRAALAEAVHHTRHREVFGARLSAQPLMTRVLADMALDVAAATALSMRLARSFDEAAENRGEAAFARVMTPVVKYWVCKMAPAVTYEAMECMGGNGYVEEAPLARHYREAPVNAIWEGAGNVMALDVLRVLDRNAGLFDDVLAMIGNDLGEKGGATLEVLAAAARVCQTDEGTARILTEQLALAAAAAELRRMGAGRVADAFIETRLAGQWRSTYGMLDARHDAAAVLDVLYPEDS
- a CDS encoding aspartate carbamoyltransferase catalytic subunit, whose product is MTNASFPLYPHRHLLGIKGLSPLDIDMLLDRADAAVAISRQQEKKSAVLRGRTQINLFYEASTRTQSSFELAGKRLGADVMNMAVASSSTKKGETLLDTAITLNAMRPDILVIRHASAGAAALLAQKVSCSVVNAGDGAHEHPTQALLDALTIRRAKGRIGGLTVAICGDVLHSRVARSNIVLLNAMGARVRVVAPSTLLPTGIEQMGVEPFTRMEDGLEGADIVMMLRLQRERMAGSLIPSVREYFRHFGLDAEKLKAAKEDALVMHPGPMNRGVEIASEIADGSRSLIQEQVEMGVAVRMAVMEALLDPRRSSEGDAT
- a CDS encoding dihydroorotase; the protein is MSTTVFQNARVVDPSRGIDENGTVIVANGVISAAGADALNQGVPEEASIVDCQGHAILPGLVDSRVFIGEPGGEHRETIASASRAAAAGGVTSIIMMPDTTPVIDDVALVEFVKRTARETATVNIFPAASVTRGFAGRELSEFGLLQEAGAVMLTEGRSTIASSLVMRRALTYARDLGIPIAHETQDPHLAASGVMNEGLFASWLGLPGIPREAETIPLVRDLMLAGLTRGRYHAAKISTAMSATAVARAKTEGADVSAGVSINHLTLNENDIGDYRTFFRLSPPLRTEEDRLAMVEALKTGAIDIIVSSHDPQDVDTKRLPFAEAEAGAIGLETLLAAALRLYHNGDLPLLRLVECLSTAPAKLFNLPAGSLKPGSPADLVLVDLDAPWIVREADIRSLSKNTCFEGARMQGVVLQTMVAGRTVFAA
- the plsY gene encoding glycerol-3-phosphate 1-O-acyltransferase PlsY, which translates into the protein MPDAASWQLALPYLVAALLFGYLLGSIPFGLIITRLAGLGDVRKIGSGNIGATNVLRTGNKKLAALTLLGDALKGTVAVLIAGLYGRDMATAAGLGAFLGHLYPVWLRFRGGKGVATYLGVLVAIAWPGALIFAAVWLAVAFITRYSSLSALVAAIAVPTGLFLLDHSQAAWLFVLMSLIVFIKHRANISRLMSGTETRIGGKG
- the dprA gene encoding DNA-processing protein DprA, with translation MNAPQQGAQLSDRQRLAWLQLLRSDNVGPATFRQLVNHFGSAEAALEMLPELAARGGAKGRIVIASRDDAEHEMEFARRFGARFVAVGEADYPPLMRRMDQPPPLLAVTGNPTVAHRPTIALVGARNASITGTKIARKLASALGAAGFAVASGLARGIDAAAHHGSLETGTIAALAGGLDKPYPPENKALFDAICDRGLVMSEMPFGWIPRARDFPRRNRLVAGAAMGLVVIEAAKRSGSLISARLAAEMGRLVFAVPGSPFDPRAGGTNGLLKDGAILVTDADDIASQIAPLLDRPPPAPEHLEEPPLSASAPPPSDSDRTLIVNALGPTPVLIDEIIRHTGLHAAQVLTVLLELDLAGRLERHPGNAVSLVSAQDQEPGSLFS